The following coding sequences lie in one Arachis ipaensis cultivar K30076 chromosome B05, Araip1.1, whole genome shotgun sequence genomic window:
- the LOC107642726 gene encoding suppressor of RPS4-RLD 1 isoform X2: MATSAATSQRTELAKHCSSKDWSKAIRILDSLVSQNASIQDIWNRAFCYSQLELHKHVIKDCDRALQLDDSLLQAYILKGRALSALGRKADALLVWEQGYEQAQHHSSDLRQLLEIEELLTTAKQGNENVSHEAHGSITPQSESDSLSNGNLIENKNQDNLGAEDESCTNNGDKSVILMKSADKFDSESELNGEDRESNKFDGQVSGSPDVIDKLSYNSESCNDSSDASESCEKVFTNSGESSESVNVAEILTKSSNKFAFTHEKHEGRKNKKFCVARVPKTKSISVDFRLSRGIAEVNEGNYGHAISIFDQILNEDPAYPEALIGRGTAYAFKRELDSAIADFTKAIQFNPSAGEAWKRRGQARAALGEFVEAIEDLTRALEFESNSADILHERGIVNFKFKEFNAAVEDLSACVQLDCDNKSAYTYLGLALSSIGEYKKAEEAHLKALQLDRHFLEAWAHLTQFYQELSKPAKAQECLSQVVQIDGRFARAYHLRGLLFHAMGEHRKAIKDLTMGLTIDGANIECLYLRASCYHAVGQYKEAIKDYDAALDLELDSMDKFVLQCLAFYQKEIALYTASKFSSEFCWFDIDGDIDPLFKEYWCKRLHPKNVCEKVYRQPPLRESLRKGKLKKQELALTKQKITLIQAADSIGKKIQYDCPGFLPNRRQHRMAGFAAIEIAQKVSKAWRLLKAELKGSNKSNSRYGKRARRRERLNMPSQNRGGAGCSTSTAVETSSSYGIVDDRSSSRSMSWQDVYTLAVRWRQISEPCDPVVWVNKLSEEFNSGFGSHTPMILGQAKVVRYFPNYERTLDISKTVIKERTYVYSKTDQIIHLSNGNFYGQVIHAKSCSDLYNIVGEDFWSATWCNSTAFEGKQLEGTRITLLKMGEHGFDFSIRTPCTPARWEDYDAEMAMAWETLCNAYCGENYGSTDFDALENVRDAILRMTYYWYNFMPLSRGSAAVGLVVMLGLLLAANMEFTGSLPQGLQVDWEAILNLDPDSFVDSVKSWLYPSLKVNTSWKDYPDVASTFSTTGSVVAALSSSDD; encoded by the exons ATGGCTACTTCTGCTGCTACCTCTCAGCGAACCGAGCTAGCCAAGCACTGCAGCTCCAAGGACTGGTCCAAAGCCATTCGAATCCTCGATTCTCTTGTTTCTCAGAACGCTTCAATCCAAGACATATG GAACAGAGCTTTCTGTTATAGCCAATTGGAGCTTCACAAGCATGTGATTAAGGATTGCGACCGAGCTCTTCAGCTTGACGATTCGCTTCTTCAAGCTTACATTCTCAAAG GTCGAGCGCTTTCTGCATTGGGAAGGAAAGCAGATGCTTTATTAGTATGGGAGCAAGGATATGAACAAGCTCAGCATCATTCTTCTGATTTGAGGCAGTTGCTAGAAATTGAAGAGCTTTTGACGACAGCAAAACAAGGAAATGAAAATGTGTCGCACGAAGCCCATGGGTCGATCACGCCGCAATCAGAATCAGATTCTTTGAGTAATGGGAActtgattgaaaataaaaatCAGGATAACTTGGGGGCTGAAGATGAATCATGCACCAACAATGGTGATAAATCTGTGATCTTGATGAAGTCTGCTGATAAATTTGACTCAGAGAGTGAATTAAATGGTGAAGATAGAGAGTCTAACAAATTTGATGGCCAAGTGAGCGGAAGCCCTGATGTAATTGATAAATTGAGTTATAACTCTGAATCATGTAATGACTCCAGTGATGCGTCAGAATCATGCGAAAAGGTGTTTACCAATAGTGGTGAGTCTAGCGAGTCAGTTAATGTCGCTGAAATTCTTACAAAGTCGAGCAATAAGTTTGCTTTTACCCATGAAAAACATGAAGGGAGGAAAAATAAGAAGTTCTGTGTTGCTCGGGTTCCAAAGACAAAGTCTATAAGCGTAGATTTTCGGCTGTCACGCGGAATAGCAGAG GTTAATGAAGGAAACTATGGTCATGCCATTTCTATTTTTGATCAG ATACTGAATGAGGACCCTGCATATCCCGAGGCTTTGATAGGGAGAGGGACTGCATATGCATTCAAGAGAGAACTTGATTCTGCCATAGCTGATTTTACAAAG GCTATACAGTTTAATCCATCAGCTGGTGAGGCATGGAAAAGGAGAGGTCAGGCGCGGGCAGCCTTGGGGGAGTTTGTTGAG GCCATTGAAGATTTAACTAGGGCATTAGAGTTTGAATCCAACTCAGCAGATATTTTACACGAGAGAG GAATTGTCAATTTCAAGTTTAAAGAGTTTAATGCTGCAGTTGAAGACCTTTCAGCATGTGTGCAGCTTGATTGCGATAATAAGTCTGCCTACACATATTTG GGTTTAGCGTTATCTTCAATTGGCGAATATAAGAAAGCCGAGGAAGCACATCTAAAAGCACTTCAACTTGACAGACATTTCCTTGAAGCATGGGCACACCTGACTCAG TTCTACCAAGAATTATCAAAGCCAGCTAAAGCTCAGGAATGTCTAAGTCAGGTGGTCCAAATTGATGGGAG GTTTGCTAGAGCTTATCATCTGCGTGGCCTTCTATTCCATGCAATGGGAGAGCATAG GAAAGCTATCAAGGATTTGACAATGGGGCTGACCATTGATGGTGCCAACATTGAGTGTTTGTATTTACGAGCTTCATGCTACCATGCTGTTGGACAGTACAAAGAGGCG ATCAAGGATTATGATGCTGCACTGGATTTGGAATTGGACTCAATGGATAAGTTTGTGCTCCAATGCCTAGCCTTTTATCAG aaAGAGATTGCTCTTTACACAGCCTCAAAGTTTAGTAGTGAGTTTTGCTGGTTTGATATTGATGGGGATATTGATCCACTTTTTAAG GAATACTGGTGCAAGAGATTGCATCCGAAGAATGTATGTGAAAAGGTTTACAGGCAACCTCCTTTGCGCGAGTCTTTACGAAAGGGAAAGCTTAAAAAACAAGAATTAGCTCTTACAAAACAGAAGATTACCCTTATACAGGCTGCAGATTCCATTGGCAAGAAAATCCAGTATGATTGTCCTGGTTTCCTACCTAATAGACGTCAG CATCGAATGGCAGGATTTGCTGCTATTGAAATTGCACAAAAGGTTTCCAAGGCTTGGCGTTTACTGAAAGCAGAATTGAAGGGCTCTAATAAAAGCAACTCAAGGTATGGCAAAAGGGCCAGGAGAAGGGAAAGACTTAACATGCCAAGTCAGAATAGAGGAGGTGCAGGCTGTAGCACAAGTACTGCCGTGGAAACATCCTCTTCTTATGGCATTGTAGATGATAGATCATCCAGCCGTTCCATGTCATGGCAAGATGTTTACACATTAGCTGTTAGATGGAGACAGATCTCTGAGCCTTGTGACCCAGTTGTGTGGGTGAACAAGCTAAG TGAAGAGTTCAATTCTGGATTTGGTTCTCACACACCTATGATTCTGGGACAAGCAAAAGTTGTTCGATACTTTCCTAACTATGAAAG GACCTTAGATATTTCAAAGACTGTCATCAAAGAGAGAACATATGTCTACAGCAAAACAGACCAGATCATTCATCTCTC taatggaaaCTTTTATGGGCAGGTCATTCATGCAAaatcttgctctgatctttataATATTGTCGGTGAGGATTTCTGGTCAGCTACTTGGTGCAACAGTACTGCATTTGAAGG GAAACAACTCGAAGGGACAAGGATAACTCTTCTAAAAAT GGGAGAACATGGTTTTGACTTTTCAATTAGAACACCTTGTACACCAGCAAGATGGGAAGATTATGATGCAGAAATGGCAATGGCATGGGAA ACCCTCTGTAATGCTTACTGTGGTGAAAACTATGGGTCTACTGATTTTGACGCACTTGAAAACGTGAGAGATGCAATCTTAAGGATGACATATTACTG GTATAACTTTATGCCACTCTCCAGAGGATCTGCTGCAGTTGGACTAGTGGTTATGCTGGGTTTGTTACTTGCGGCCAATATGGAGTTTACGGGAAGCCTTCCACAGGGTTTACAGGTCGATTGGGAAGCTATTTTGAATTTGGATCCAGACTCCTTCGTGGACTCTGTCAAAAGTTGGCTGTACCCATCCTTGAAGGTGAATACCTCATGGAAAGACTATCCTGATGTTGCATCCACTTTTTCAACAACAGGATCTGTTGTTGCTGCCTTGAGCTCTTCTGATGATTGA
- the LOC107642726 gene encoding suppressor of RPS4-RLD 1 isoform X1: MATSAATSQRTELAKHCSSKDWSKAIRILDSLVSQNASIQDIWNRAFCYSQLELHKHVIKDCDRALQLDDSLLQAYILKGRALSALGRKADALLVWEQGYEQAQHHSSDLRQLLEIEELLTTAKQGNENVSHEAHGSITPQSESDSLSNGNLIENKNQDNLGAEDESCTNNGDKSVILMKSADKFDSESELNGEDRESNKFDGQVSGSPDVIDKLSYNSESCNDSSDASESCEKVFTNSGESSESVNVAEILTKSSNKFAFTHEKHEGRKNKKFCVARVPKTKSISVDFRLSRGIAEVNEGNYGHAISIFDQILNEDPAYPEALIGRGTAYAFKRELDSAIADFTKAIQFNPSAGEAWKRRGQARAALGEFVEAIEDLTRALEFESNSADILHERGIVNFKFKEFNAAVEDLSACVQLDCDNKSAYTYLGLALSSIGEYKKAEEAHLKALQLDRHFLEAWAHLTQFYQELSKPAKAQECLSQVVQIDGRFARAYHLRGLLFHAMGEHRKAIKDLTMGLTIDGANIECLYLRASCYHAVGQYKEAIKDYDAALDLELDSMDKFVLQCLAFYQKEIALYTASKFSSEFCWFDIDGDIDPLFKEYWCKRLHPKNVCEKVYRQPPLRESLRKGKLKKQELALTKQKITLIQAADSIGKKIQYDCPGFLPNRRQHRMAGFAAIEIAQKVSKAWRLLKAELKGSNKSNSRYGKRARRRERLNMPSQNRGGAGCSTSTAVETSSSYGIVDDRSSSRSMSWQDVYTLAVRWRQISEPCDPVVWVNKLSEEFNSGFGSHTPMILGQAKVVRYFPNYERTLDISKTVIKERTYVYSKTDQIIHLSLP, from the exons ATGGCTACTTCTGCTGCTACCTCTCAGCGAACCGAGCTAGCCAAGCACTGCAGCTCCAAGGACTGGTCCAAAGCCATTCGAATCCTCGATTCTCTTGTTTCTCAGAACGCTTCAATCCAAGACATATG GAACAGAGCTTTCTGTTATAGCCAATTGGAGCTTCACAAGCATGTGATTAAGGATTGCGACCGAGCTCTTCAGCTTGACGATTCGCTTCTTCAAGCTTACATTCTCAAAG GTCGAGCGCTTTCTGCATTGGGAAGGAAAGCAGATGCTTTATTAGTATGGGAGCAAGGATATGAACAAGCTCAGCATCATTCTTCTGATTTGAGGCAGTTGCTAGAAATTGAAGAGCTTTTGACGACAGCAAAACAAGGAAATGAAAATGTGTCGCACGAAGCCCATGGGTCGATCACGCCGCAATCAGAATCAGATTCTTTGAGTAATGGGAActtgattgaaaataaaaatCAGGATAACTTGGGGGCTGAAGATGAATCATGCACCAACAATGGTGATAAATCTGTGATCTTGATGAAGTCTGCTGATAAATTTGACTCAGAGAGTGAATTAAATGGTGAAGATAGAGAGTCTAACAAATTTGATGGCCAAGTGAGCGGAAGCCCTGATGTAATTGATAAATTGAGTTATAACTCTGAATCATGTAATGACTCCAGTGATGCGTCAGAATCATGCGAAAAGGTGTTTACCAATAGTGGTGAGTCTAGCGAGTCAGTTAATGTCGCTGAAATTCTTACAAAGTCGAGCAATAAGTTTGCTTTTACCCATGAAAAACATGAAGGGAGGAAAAATAAGAAGTTCTGTGTTGCTCGGGTTCCAAAGACAAAGTCTATAAGCGTAGATTTTCGGCTGTCACGCGGAATAGCAGAG GTTAATGAAGGAAACTATGGTCATGCCATTTCTATTTTTGATCAG ATACTGAATGAGGACCCTGCATATCCCGAGGCTTTGATAGGGAGAGGGACTGCATATGCATTCAAGAGAGAACTTGATTCTGCCATAGCTGATTTTACAAAG GCTATACAGTTTAATCCATCAGCTGGTGAGGCATGGAAAAGGAGAGGTCAGGCGCGGGCAGCCTTGGGGGAGTTTGTTGAG GCCATTGAAGATTTAACTAGGGCATTAGAGTTTGAATCCAACTCAGCAGATATTTTACACGAGAGAG GAATTGTCAATTTCAAGTTTAAAGAGTTTAATGCTGCAGTTGAAGACCTTTCAGCATGTGTGCAGCTTGATTGCGATAATAAGTCTGCCTACACATATTTG GGTTTAGCGTTATCTTCAATTGGCGAATATAAGAAAGCCGAGGAAGCACATCTAAAAGCACTTCAACTTGACAGACATTTCCTTGAAGCATGGGCACACCTGACTCAG TTCTACCAAGAATTATCAAAGCCAGCTAAAGCTCAGGAATGTCTAAGTCAGGTGGTCCAAATTGATGGGAG GTTTGCTAGAGCTTATCATCTGCGTGGCCTTCTATTCCATGCAATGGGAGAGCATAG GAAAGCTATCAAGGATTTGACAATGGGGCTGACCATTGATGGTGCCAACATTGAGTGTTTGTATTTACGAGCTTCATGCTACCATGCTGTTGGACAGTACAAAGAGGCG ATCAAGGATTATGATGCTGCACTGGATTTGGAATTGGACTCAATGGATAAGTTTGTGCTCCAATGCCTAGCCTTTTATCAG aaAGAGATTGCTCTTTACACAGCCTCAAAGTTTAGTAGTGAGTTTTGCTGGTTTGATATTGATGGGGATATTGATCCACTTTTTAAG GAATACTGGTGCAAGAGATTGCATCCGAAGAATGTATGTGAAAAGGTTTACAGGCAACCTCCTTTGCGCGAGTCTTTACGAAAGGGAAAGCTTAAAAAACAAGAATTAGCTCTTACAAAACAGAAGATTACCCTTATACAGGCTGCAGATTCCATTGGCAAGAAAATCCAGTATGATTGTCCTGGTTTCCTACCTAATAGACGTCAG CATCGAATGGCAGGATTTGCTGCTATTGAAATTGCACAAAAGGTTTCCAAGGCTTGGCGTTTACTGAAAGCAGAATTGAAGGGCTCTAATAAAAGCAACTCAAGGTATGGCAAAAGGGCCAGGAGAAGGGAAAGACTTAACATGCCAAGTCAGAATAGAGGAGGTGCAGGCTGTAGCACAAGTACTGCCGTGGAAACATCCTCTTCTTATGGCATTGTAGATGATAGATCATCCAGCCGTTCCATGTCATGGCAAGATGTTTACACATTAGCTGTTAGATGGAGACAGATCTCTGAGCCTTGTGACCCAGTTGTGTGGGTGAACAAGCTAAG TGAAGAGTTCAATTCTGGATTTGGTTCTCACACACCTATGATTCTGGGACAAGCAAAAGTTGTTCGATACTTTCCTAACTATGAAAG GACCTTAGATATTTCAAAGACTGTCATCAAAGAGAGAACATATGTCTACAGCAAAACAGACCAGATCATTCATCTCTCTCTGCCATGA
- the LOC107640049 gene encoding uncharacterized protein LOC107640049, whose amino-acid sequence MDMEYQLPQNYSTTKKTKHNLIPATPTCTNDNYCSCSCFFCIVSETVPTLRRAKISRYFKQMPHLDDQEHILALNGLWKIAVTKPNDPEFPSLGIFRCMAKLIQKSVSYKDWLLRDQNMYIPYYAAHIIGSYAMNEVKLADKAVKSNVVKPLIELFIGKISWVEQRVALRALGHLASHEATFEAVAEHEAEIIEAAIDIASTCLDTVYEKFVSLKESERLEYQRNLLTRGQRGLELENRKAEEWANQLQCWSLYLLDCFAWRERSVGLICKKKQFLKELCGMWGGLANPTSPAGLGLVRTLCHTKIGRESIADLKEVIVNLCNISRSSDDRQKLAIESLLQLLKDPFTRYKVMDIVVPVLVDLVELKSLGQTITQTLLQDYHKIKFFRSLNLKSERTKRTLEELWDLKVDRVKRESLMTEQEIREKEAMACALKQEGNNEFWLGNMEMAAMKYSKALDLCPLKRKRERVVLHSNRAQCHLVIGDAESAVSDASRALALQRELDGLLDVH is encoded by the exons ATGGATATGGAATACCAACTCCCACAAAATTATTCAACCACAAAGAAGACAAAACATAACTTGATACCTGCTACGCCAACATGCACCAACGACAACTACTGTTCCTGTTCTTGTTTCTTCTGCATCGTGTCTGAAACAGTTCCTACTCTCAGAAGAGCCAAAATCTCTCGCTACTTCAAACAAATGCCTCACTTAGACGACCAAGAACACATCCTAGCTTTAAATGGGCTCTGGAAAATTGCTGTCACTAAACCAAACGATCCAGAGTTTCCTTCCCTTGGCATATTCAGATGCATGGCCAAATTGATTCAAAAAAGTGTCAGCTACAAAGATTGGCTTCTTAGGGACCAGAATATGTATATCCCTTACTATGCAGCACATATCATTGGTTCCTACGCCATGAATGAAGTTAAGCTTGCGGATAAAGCAGTTAAATCCAACGTGGTTAAGCCACTAATCGAACTATTTATTGGGAAAATAAGTTGGGTTGAGCAGAGAGTTGCACTTCGTGCACTTGGCCACCTCGCAAGCCATGAAGCAACTTTTGAAGCCGTAGCGGAACACGAAGCTGAAATCATAGAAGCAGCCATTGACATAGCTTCTACGTGCCTCGACACTGTTTATGAGAAGTTTGTTTCTTTGAAGGAATCAGAGAGATTAGAGTACCAAAGGAACTTGCTGACGAGAGGGCAGAGAGGGTTGGAACTAGAGAATAGAAAGGCGGAAGAATGGGCCAACCAGCTTCAGTGCTGGTCTCTCTATCTTCTTGATTGCTTTGCATGGAGAGAAAGATCTGTGGGATTGATCTGCAAGAAGAAGCAGTTCTTGAAGGAATTGTGTGGGATGTGGGGTGGTTTAGCGAATCCAACTTCACCTGCGGGATTAGGACTTGTAAGAACTCTTTGTCATACCAAAATAGGTAGAGAAAGCATAGCGGATTTGAAAGAAGTGATAGTGAATCTTTGTAATATTTCAAGATCCTCGGATGATAGACAAAAGTTGGCCATTGAAAGCCTTTTGCAACTTCTTAAGGATCCATTCACAAGATATAAGGTCATGGATATTGTAGTTCCGGTTCTTGTTGATTTGGTTGAGCTCAAAAGCTTAGGACAAACAATCACACAGACCCTATTACAGGATTACCACAAGATCAAGTTTTTCAGGTCGTTGAATTTGAAGAGCGAAAGGACCAAGAGAACGTTGGAAGAGTTATGGGATTTGAAGGTGGATAGAGTGAAGAGAGAGAGTCTAATGACTGAGCAAGAGATCAGAGAAAAAGAAGCCATGGCTTGTGCTTTGAAACAAGAAGGAAACAATGAGTTTTGGTTAGGGAACATGGAAATGGCTGCCATGAAGTATTCAAAGGCTTTGGATTTGTGTCCgttgaagagaaagagagagagagtggtgcTTCATAGCAATAGAGCACAGTGTCATTTGGTTATTGGAGATGCAGAATCTGCAGTGAGCGATGCAAGTCGAGCTCT GGCTCTCCAAAGAGAGCTTGATGGATTGCTTGATGTTCATTAG